GTTTCTTATCAGGTATTTGTATCCGAGTACCGTGGACATGCCGGAAAACTTGCGGGCGAGATATGTGCCATGGATGATGACGATATCTGTCTGGTTGCAGTCGGTGGAGACGGAACGGCAAATGAGGTGATCAATGGGATCACAGATTTTGAAAAAGTACGTTTCGGAGTGATACCGACCGGTTCCGGCAATGATCTTGCCAGAGGATTAGCACTTTCGAAAGATCCGAAAAACGGAATTGTACATATTTTAAATGCAATGAAAAAAACACGTGAGGATACCTGGTGTATGGATTTAGGTGAGGTAATCTTTGGTGATAAAAAAAGACTGTTTGCCATCAGTTCAGGAATCGGGCTTGATGCCTTAGTCTGTAAAAAAGCATTAAAATCAACGATTAAAGATATTTTAAACAAAATCCGGCTTGGAAAGCTGACATATCTGGTTTTGACAGTACAGTCTTTATTTACGATGCAGACCGCAGATATGGAAATTGTTTTTGACAAAGAGGAAAGCATACAGAAAAAAAGAATGATATTTACCGCGGCAATGAATTTTAAGGCCGAGGGAGGCGGTGTGCCAATGGCACCGGCAGCATCTGCCTGTGATGGGAAACTGTCATTCTGTGAAGCAGCAGGAATCCCGAAATGGAGAACGTTTCTCTGCCTGCCATTTCTGGTGGCAGCGAAACATACCTCTATTCATGGGTTTTCAGTGACGGATGCAAAAGACTGCACGATACACTTAAGCCGTCCGATGGTTGTGCATGCAGATGGGGAATACTGTGGTGAAGTTGCGGAAGTCCATTTCCGTTGCCTGCCGGGAAAACTTTGCGTGCTCAAATAACGGGATTTGGTATGCTGCCGTCATAAACAGGCATTCTTCTTCATAAAATGTTACAACATATGGAGGAGAATATCTGATGGAACATTTCAGTGATAACAGAGAATTTGACTTATACCGGGATATCAATACCCGTACCAATGGAGAAATTTACATAGGAGTTGTAGGTCCGGTGCGAACCGGAAAATCCACGTTCATTAAGCGTTTTATGGATCTGATGGTACTTCCTTTTATGGAAGATGAACATGCGAAAGAGCGTACCATGGATGAGCTGCCACAGTCCGCAGCAGGAAAAACAATCATGACGACGGAACCGAAATTTATTCCACAGGAAGCAGCAGAGATTGTTTTGCCGGAACTGTCATCCGGCAGCACCGGCATGTCACAGCCGGCACTTCCACAGTCTGTACTGCAGGGGACTGCAATACAGGGAGCTGCCGCACAGACGAAGATAAAGGTACGTCTGATCGACTGCGTCGGATTTATGGTGGAAGGTGCATCCGGGCATATGGAGGGAAATGAAAGCCGCATGGTAAAAACGCCATGGTCAGAGCAGGAGATTCCTTTTACAACAGCGGCTTCAATCGGTACCCAGAAAGTGATCCGGGATCATGCAACGATCGGAATCGTTGTGACGACCGATGGCACGATCGGGGAACTGCCGCGAAATGCATATGTAAAAGCGGAAGAACAGACGGTGGAGGAACTGAATGCGATCGCAAAACCATATGTCATTCTGTTAAATTCACAGAAACCGTACAGTGATGAGACGATGGAACTTGCAGCCGAACTGAAAGAAAAATATCAGACTGCCGTTTTGCCGGTCAACTGTGAGCAGCTGCGGAAAGATGATATTGTCCGCATTTTAGAGAATATCCTCTGTGAATTTCCAGTGACGCGTGTCGAATTTTTTATTCCAAAATGGACGGAAATGCTAAAGCCGGAGCATCCGATGAAAGCGGAAATCATTAAAACTGCATCCGGGATTTTAGACAGTATGCATAAAACGGGAGATGTAAGAGCACTTTCCTTTACACCGGAGCAGTATGTTTCGCAGATCAAGATCGACGAGACGGATCTTGCGACCGGGCGCGTGGTGGTGCGGATGGATTTAGACGATAAATATTATTATGAAAATATAAGTGAACTGACTGGTGTGCCGATCGCAGGTGAATATGAGCTGATCTCCATGATAAAAGAGATGGCAGGGCAGAAAGAGGCTTATGAAAAAGTGTCAGATGCTTTTGAAGCGGTTCAGGTAAAAGGCTATGGGGTTGTCAGTCCGGGACTTTCCGATATTCAAATGGAAGAGCCGGTTCTGATCCGGCATGGCAATAAATTTGGTGTAAAAATGAAAGCGGTATCACCATCGATCCATATGATACGCGCCAATATTGAAACTGAGATCGCACCGATCGTCGGAAGTGAGGAGCAGGCAAATGATCTGATATCCTATATTAAACAAGGACAGCAGAGTAAAGAGGGCGCATGGGAAACAAATATTTTCGGTAAATCGGTCGGAGAACTGATGGAAGATGGCATCCGCAATAAAATTGCAATGATGGATGATGAATGTCAGATGAAATTGCAGGATACTATGCAGAAAATTGTCAATGATAATAATGGTGGCATGGTATGCATCATCATTTGATGCGGTATTATTATTCATGATCGTAGAATGTTCATGGAGTGTACATTATATAGACGAAAAATAAGAGAGAAAAGAGAAGAACAGATGAAAAAATTCATTCAGGGAATGTATCAGAAAAAGAATTTTGGACTAAGACTGACAGCGGTGACCTTAGCAGTGATTGTAATGGGATTTTCCTTGTCATTGCTGGTACTTGTGGATCTGGGAACAGATCCGTGTACCAGCATGAATCTTGCCATTTCTGAAAAACTGGGGATGGGAATCGGAAACTGGCAGGCACTGCTTAATACGGTCATATTTATTTTTGTCATTTTTTTAGGCAGGGAAAATATCGGATTTGGAACACTTGCAAATATGTTTCTGGTCGGCTATTCGCTGCAGTTTTTTTCCTGGGTATGGGAAAAGACATTGCCGGTGGGATTGTTTGACTCGATGGCAGTGCGCATTTTAGTACTGATTCCGGCATTGGCGATATTTGTTGTGGCGGCAGCAGTGTATATGGATGTGAAATTAGGAACAGCACCGTATGATGCGATTGCATTTATCATTGCAAAATGGGTGCCGAAGGTGCCGTTTCGGCTAGTGCGGATGGCATTTGACTTTACTATCATCGTGATTGCATTTTTATTTGGTGGCAAGATCGGAATCGTAACGATCCTGATGGGATTTACCCTTGGACCGGTCATCGGTGCTGTCGGTGAAAAGATCAGCCGGTTTATTGAGTGTGACTAAAGGATCAGATTTATTATCATCGGATGATTTTTGCGGGAGATGCTGGTATTTCCCGCTTTTTTGAAATTCGTTGTAGGCATCCTGATAAGCGGCGACAATGTATTCTTTCATGGGATCCTTGTCACTCACCATCGCCATGGTATCTGAAAATACTTTGGCAGCATCTTCCTTGCTTTTACAGTGTTCTAACTGCTGTTCAAGAGAGTCGCGCATCGCCTGGATTCTGGCTGCCTGCATATAGAGCTGGGGATCTACTGCCTGAAGAAAACGCATTTCTTCTTCGGTCAGTTTTTTCCCGCTTTTTAATTTTGCCTGGATCCTTGCTAATTCTGCCTGCTTTTCCTCGTCGGTCATACCGCAGGCGGGGCTTAAAAGCTCGGAGATGTTCTGCGT
The Roseburia rectibacter DNA segment above includes these coding regions:
- a CDS encoding YczE/YyaS/YitT family protein gives rise to the protein MKKFIQGMYQKKNFGLRLTAVTLAVIVMGFSLSLLVLVDLGTDPCTSMNLAISEKLGMGIGNWQALLNTVIFIFVIFLGRENIGFGTLANMFLVGYSLQFFSWVWEKTLPVGLFDSMAVRILVLIPALAIFVVAAAVYMDVKLGTAPYDAIAFIIAKWVPKVPFRLVRMAFDFTIIVIAFLFGGKIGIVTILMGFTLGPVIGAVGEKISRFIECD
- a CDS encoding diacylglycerol/lipid kinase family protein, encoding MLYFIVNEKSKSGNAKQIWKDIEEVLKVRNVSYQVFVSEYRGHAGKLAGEICAMDDDDICLVAVGGDGTANEVINGITDFEKVRFGVIPTGSGNDLARGLALSKDPKNGIVHILNAMKKTREDTWCMDLGEVIFGDKKRLFAISSGIGLDALVCKKALKSTIKDILNKIRLGKLTYLVLTVQSLFTMQTADMEIVFDKEESIQKKRMIFTAAMNFKAEGGGVPMAPAASACDGKLSFCEAAGIPKWRTFLCLPFLVAAKHTSIHGFSVTDAKDCTIHLSRPMVVHADGEYCGEVAEVHFRCLPGKLCVLK
- a CDS encoding stage IV sporulation protein A, whose amino-acid sequence is MEHFSDNREFDLYRDINTRTNGEIYIGVVGPVRTGKSTFIKRFMDLMVLPFMEDEHAKERTMDELPQSAAGKTIMTTEPKFIPQEAAEIVLPELSSGSTGMSQPALPQSVLQGTAIQGAAAQTKIKVRLIDCVGFMVEGASGHMEGNESRMVKTPWSEQEIPFTTAASIGTQKVIRDHATIGIVVTTDGTIGELPRNAYVKAEEQTVEELNAIAKPYVILLNSQKPYSDETMELAAELKEKYQTAVLPVNCEQLRKDDIVRILENILCEFPVTRVEFFIPKWTEMLKPEHPMKAEIIKTASGILDSMHKTGDVRALSFTPEQYVSQIKIDETDLATGRVVVRMDLDDKYYYENISELTGVPIAGEYELISMIKEMAGQKEAYEKVSDAFEAVQVKGYGVVSPGLSDIQMEEPVLIRHGNKFGVKMKAVSPSIHMIRANIETEIAPIVGSEEQANDLISYIKQGQQSKEGAWETNIFGKSVGELMEDGIRNKIAMMDDECQMKLQDTMQKIVNDNNGGMVCIII